In Clostridium sp. DL-VIII, the following proteins share a genomic window:
- a CDS encoding phosphotransferase, translating to MNTLIEEALCNYKIRYPQVEFIRHNENEIFKVTDMLSSKQYIIRIHKSSKRFSADILRDNENSFDLHMSELNIIRSINKHTDICSQIPVKNKYGDFITKLRDGTLVTMLTWINGKTIDEIELTDKILFELGKMVGKFHMFSKIWGENKKIDRYCYDRKLLKKISFKLVRGIKLKFISNEQFRIIKDAIGRIYEVMDELELRKYSKGIVHCDLAKSNLIVNENGHVIPIDFGLSGISYYYMDLGSLFSHFNNPHQQKWIVNGYKSVINETIEIKYIEAFMVFQIIFFISTHIENAKEYKWFNTAINKWSRDYFIPLARKEKIIERSG from the coding sequence ATGAATACTTTAATAGAAGAAGCATTATGTAATTATAAAATCAGATATCCTCAAGTTGAATTTATAAGACATAATGAGAATGAGATATTTAAAGTCACTGACATGTTGTCGAGTAAACAATATATTATTAGAATACACAAATCAAGCAAAAGATTTTCTGCAGACATTTTAAGGGATAATGAAAATTCTTTTGATCTTCATATGAGTGAACTAAACATAATACGTAGTATAAATAAACATACGGATATATGCTCTCAGATTCCAGTAAAAAATAAATATGGTGATTTTATAACAAAACTGAGGGATGGAACCTTAGTGACCATGCTAACTTGGATAAATGGAAAGACTATAGATGAGATAGAATTAACTGATAAAATCTTATTTGAGCTTGGAAAAATGGTTGGCAAGTTCCATATGTTCTCAAAAATTTGGGGTGAGAATAAAAAAATAGATCGTTATTGTTATGATAGGAAATTATTAAAGAAAATATCCTTTAAGCTTGTAAGAGGAATAAAATTGAAGTTTATTTCAAATGAGCAGTTTAGAATAATAAAAGATGCTATTGGTAGAATTTATGAGGTTATGGATGAATTGGAACTACGAAAATATTCAAAAGGAATAGTTCACTGTGATCTTGCAAAATCTAATTTAATTGTAAATGAAAATGGACATGTAATTCCAATTGATTTCGGATTAAGCGGTATTAGTTATTATTATATGGATCTAGGTTCCTTGTTTAGTCATTTTAATAACCCTCATCAACAAAAATGGATAGTTAATGGATATAAAAGTGTTATTAATGAAACAATAGAAATAAAGTACATAGAAGCTTTTATGGTGTTTCAAATAATTTTCTTCATATCAACACACATAGAAAATGCAAAAGAATATAAATGGTTTAATACTGCAATAAATAAATGGAGCAGAGATTATTTTATTCCTCTTGCAAGAAAAGAAAAAATTATAGAAAGGAGTGGGTAA
- a CDS encoding 2'-5' RNA ligase family protein codes for MRYVIVCVVKGEAGEFNNNLRKELFKKFSAKSSKLPAHFTIKAPFEYDKEITDLSRIIEEFCENERAGKFTIDGYDHFDDRVVYMKVNMLKKTKELHDRLIDKMSEILYIKFDKKDGKNKVIHITLASKKLKPIYSKVWEYVQQYPCEFQCYFDNITIYKWDEGNWNVYQEFVLKDN; via the coding sequence ATGAGGTATGTAATAGTTTGTGTAGTAAAGGGAGAAGCAGGAGAATTTAATAATAACTTAAGAAAAGAACTTTTTAAGAAATTCAGTGCAAAATCATCTAAACTTCCAGCTCATTTTACTATAAAAGCACCTTTTGAATATGATAAAGAAATTACAGATTTAAGTAGAATTATTGAGGAATTTTGTGAGAATGAAAGAGCTGGGAAATTTACAATAGATGGATATGATCATTTTGATGATAGAGTTGTTTATATGAAAGTAAACATGTTAAAGAAAACAAAGGAACTTCATGATAGATTAATTGATAAAATGAGTGAAATCTTGTACATTAAATTTGATAAAAAAGATGGAAAAAATAAAGTTATTCATATAACTTTAGCATCGAAGAAATTAAAGCCAATATATTCTAAGGTGTGGGAATATGTTCAGCAATATCCTTGCGAATTTCAATGTTATTTTGATAATATAACAATTTATAAATGGGATGAAGGAAACTGGAATGTATACCAGGAATTTGTACTTAAAGACAATTAA
- a CDS encoding cytochrome b5 domain-containing protein: protein MSIYFDFETINELTGESYNYYRQQKEFTLDELSQYNGRNGNPAYVAIEGIVYDVSNEPVWNERKNKGITAGEDFTEQFNYYHGIDEILNNAPKIGVLTDDNYMNSRFNAYGNRQIKQNTSKFKPDDWIRYIDPLVSYAMRESNQQGSASRRAYQKYMLLGVLVGLGKTPQDAIRQVQEWQTTGASQILKGTGTTGTTGTTGTGATGGGATGTTGTGGTMGTGSTMGTGTTTGAGNTTGTGTTGGTTGGTSSGFGGFGGNIGPGMGNIFGGFTPGTGTGNPYGGSTTGTGTGGVLGGASGGAGGGFGGIGGNAGSTSGGTGREIETTDDTDRRDRLYFD, encoded by the coding sequence ATGTCAATTTATTTTGATTTTGAAACTATTAATGAGCTTACAGGAGAGAGTTATAATTATTATAGGCAACAAAAAGAATTTACATTAGATGAGTTATCTCAATATAACGGTAGAAATGGCAATCCGGCATATGTGGCTATAGAAGGTATAGTTTACGATGTTAGTAATGAACCGGTGTGGAATGAAAGAAAGAATAAAGGCATTACGGCTGGTGAAGATTTTACTGAGCAGTTTAATTATTATCATGGGATAGATGAAATTCTTAATAATGCACCTAAGATTGGAGTGTTAACTGATGATAATTACATGAATTCCAGATTCAATGCATATGGGAATAGACAGATAAAACAAAATACATCTAAGTTTAAACCTGATGATTGGATTAGATATATAGATCCATTAGTTAGCTATGCTATGCGTGAAAGCAATCAACAAGGAAGTGCTTCAAGACGAGCATATCAAAAATACATGCTATTAGGTGTACTTGTAGGACTTGGAAAAACACCTCAAGATGCAATTAGACAAGTTCAAGAATGGCAAACAACAGGTGCATCACAAATATTAAAAGGAACAGGAACAACAGGAACAACCGGAACAACCGGAACAGGAGCAACAGGTGGTGGAGCAACAGGAACAACAGGCACCGGAGGCACTATGGGAACTGGAAGTACAATGGGAACAGGAACAACAACAGGTGCAGGTAACACAACAGGAACTGGAACAACTGGAGGAACCACAGGTGGAACAAGTAGTGGATTCGGAGGCTTTGGAGGGAATATTGGACCTGGTATGGGGAATATCTTTGGAGGTTTCACACCGGGAACAGGAACCGGCAACCCATATGGAGGCAGTACAACAGGAACAGGTACTGGAGGAGTATTAGGAGGAGCATCAGGTGGAGCTGGTGGTGGATTTGGCGGAATAGGCGGAAATGCCGGATCAACTAGTGGAGGAACAGGCCGTGAAATAGAAACAACGGATGATACAGATAGAAGAGATAGGCTTTATTTTGATTGA
- a CDS encoding YibE/F family protein produces the protein MMKKLFNTYIGKLKNIKNNKINKKFFYIGAGLIIIFLFALYFISTNDTLYNKPIAKITSIVEDGSNKETDNGKIEPIKNQKVKAIIMNGTYKGRNIELNNLTSFSQVNDIDLKVNDEVFISIVDNDNKEIISAKILDLKRDKYLVYILSIFIALILLVGGFKGFKSLLSVIINIIILFTVISLFSMGYDLMTLSIIASLFFVIFSIIIVSGKNKKSISAIVGTLIGTFISLLIAGIIINLNNWNGIHFEEMEFLTHPPEKIFFIELIIGTLGGIMDIAISISSAIEELYNKNPDIDTKTIIKSAREIGQDIMGTMANTLVFAYLSGSIPTILLLLRNEIPITYIININLSLEFMRALIGSIGIVLSIPITIFTSILILKKHMIGENIRL, from the coding sequence ATGATGAAAAAATTGTTTAATACATACATAGGGAAGCTTAAAAATATTAAAAACAATAAAATTAATAAGAAATTTTTCTATATTGGGGCAGGATTAATAATTATATTTTTATTCGCTCTTTATTTTATATCCACGAATGATACTCTGTACAACAAACCAATAGCGAAAATCACTTCAATAGTTGAAGATGGCTCAAATAAAGAGACAGATAATGGTAAAATAGAACCAATTAAAAATCAAAAAGTCAAAGCTATTATAATGAATGGAACGTATAAAGGTAGAAATATTGAACTTAATAATCTCACATCCTTTTCACAAGTTAATGACATAGATTTAAAAGTGAATGATGAGGTTTTTATATCAATTGTAGATAATGATAATAAAGAAATAATCTCTGCTAAAATACTTGACTTAAAGAGAGACAAATATCTTGTATATATATTGAGTATATTTATTGCTTTAATTTTACTAGTTGGAGGATTTAAAGGTTTTAAATCTTTACTAAGCGTAATTATAAATATCATAATCTTGTTTACTGTAATCAGTTTATTTTCAATGGGATACGATTTAATGACACTTTCCATAATAGCAAGCTTATTTTTTGTTATATTTTCTATCATAATTGTGTCCGGAAAAAACAAAAAATCCATATCAGCTATTGTTGGAACTTTAATTGGAACTTTTATTTCACTCTTAATTGCAGGAATAATAATAAATTTAAATAACTGGAACGGAATTCACTTTGAGGAAATGGAATTTCTTACTCATCCACCTGAAAAAATATTTTTCATCGAATTAATAATAGGAACATTAGGAGGAATAATGGACATTGCTATATCCATTTCTTCAGCCATAGAAGAATTATATAATAAAAATCCAGATATAGACACAAAAACTATTATTAAATCAGCTAGAGAAATTGGTCAAGATATTATGGGAACAATGGCAAATACATTAGTTTTTGCTTATCTAAGTGGCAGTATTCCAACTATATTGCTTCTTCTTAGAAATGAAATTCCGATTACATATATAATTAATATTAATCTTTCTTTAGAATTCATGAGAGCACTTATAGGAAGTATAGGAATTGTATTAAGTATACCAATAACAATATTCACTTCTATTCTTATTCTAAAAAAACATATGATTGGAGAAAATATAAGGCTATGA
- a CDS encoding NUDIX hydrolase: protein MNWIKSIEIYEPCNEQEKKDKEIILRYSKIFNDILTRNNEIIHITSSGFVVNRNRDKVLMIYHNIYNSWAWTGGHADGDNDLLNVAMREVKEETGVENIKPVTKDIVSIDILTVFGHIKNSKYIASHLHASVAYLIEADEKDLLKVKPDENSGVKWIPVNEIDLYSSEEHMKKVYRKIVNKL, encoded by the coding sequence ATGAATTGGATTAAGTCAATAGAAATATATGAACCTTGTAATGAACAGGAAAAGAAAGATAAAGAAATAATATTAAGGTATTCAAAGATATTTAACGATATATTAACTAGGAATAATGAAATTATACATATTACAAGTTCGGGATTTGTAGTAAATAGAAATAGAGATAAGGTTTTAATGATTTACCATAATATATACAATTCTTGGGCATGGACAGGCGGTCATGCTGATGGAGATAATGATTTATTAAATGTTGCAATGCGTGAAGTTAAAGAAGAAACTGGAGTAGAGAATATTAAACCTGTAACTAAAGACATTGTTTCAATAGATATATTGACAGTCTTTGGACATATAAAAAATAGCAAATATATAGCATCACATTTGCATGCATCAGTAGCTTATTTAATAGAGGCAGACGAAAAAGATTTACTGAAAGTTAAACCAGATGAAAATAGTGGAGTTAAATGGATTCCAGTAAATGAGATAGACTTGTACTCAAGTGAGGAACATATGAAAAAAGTATATAGAAAAATAGTAAATAAGCTTTAA
- a CDS encoding YibE/F family protein — protein sequence MNIILLLLITLLILMTIIGGSRGLNSFFTLILNFFTLFFMLILIGCKIDPIKITFIGAIFISFFSLFCINGFNKKTLSSLFSVIIVIFLVMFVTYNLSQNANIQGFSNEQTETVAYLSLYVQLNFSKLVICEILIGLLGAIIDVSISISSTMNELYKNDPHISRNNLFKSGMNIGKDILGTMTNTLLFAYISSFMTLIIYFSELNYTLSAIFNEKFFCSEVFQGLSCGVGIILIIPITAFISSRIFFFKTNSNKIAGIQ from the coding sequence ATGAATATAATACTTTTACTACTTATTACTTTATTAATTCTTATGACTATTATTGGTGGTTCAAGAGGATTAAATTCCTTCTTCACCTTAATATTAAATTTCTTTACGCTGTTTTTTATGCTTATCTTAATAGGCTGCAAAATTGATCCGATTAAGATAACTTTTATAGGTGCTATATTTATTAGTTTTTTCAGCTTGTTCTGTATCAATGGATTTAATAAAAAAACACTTTCATCCTTGTTTTCTGTTATAATTGTTATATTTTTAGTTATGTTCGTTACATATAACTTGAGTCAAAATGCTAATATACAAGGCTTTAGTAATGAGCAGACCGAAACTGTTGCATATCTTTCTCTGTATGTTCAATTAAATTTTTCTAAGTTAGTTATATGCGAAATACTAATTGGATTGCTGGGGGCTATTATTGATGTTTCCATATCAATATCTTCCACTATGAATGAACTTTACAAAAATGACCCTCACATATCAAGAAATAATTTATTTAAATCTGGTATGAATATTGGCAAAGATATTTTAGGAACTATGACTAATACATTGCTTTTTGCATACATAAGTAGTTTCATGACCTTAATAATATACTTTAGTGAACTTAATTATACTCTTTCAGCTATTTTTAATGAAAAATTCTTTTGTTCTGAAGTATTTCAAGGCTTAAGCTGCGGTGTAGGAATTATTCTTATTATTCCTATAACAGCCTTTATTTCTTCAAGAATTTTCTTTTTTAAAACTAACTCAAATAAAATTGCTGGTATACAGTAA
- the argF gene encoding ornithine carbamoyltransferase, which produces MAVNLRGRSFLKLLDFTPQEIRYLLDLSKELKTLKRTGILHDKLKGKNIVLLFEKTSTRTRCSFEVAGRDLGMGVTYLDSAGSQMGKKESIADTARVLGRMYDGIEYRGFSQEIVEELAKYAGVPVWNGLTDEFHPTQMIADLLTIEEKLGRLKGVNFVYMGDARNNMGNSLMVACAKMGINFTACAPKELFPAEGLVETCKKIAQESGAIITLTEDVEAGTRNADVIYTDVWVSMGEPDEVWESRLKLLLPYQVNKEVMNNANKEAIFMHCLPAYHDLKTKVGKEVGEKFGLTALEVTDEVFEGKQSVVFDEAENRMHSIKAIMLATIGI; this is translated from the coding sequence ATGGCAGTAAATTTAAGAGGAAGAAGTTTTTTAAAATTATTAGATTTTACACCACAAGAAATTAGATATTTATTAGATTTATCAAAGGAATTAAAAACTCTAAAAAGAACTGGTATTTTGCATGATAAGTTAAAAGGAAAAAACATAGTTCTATTATTTGAAAAGACATCTACAAGAACAAGATGTTCTTTTGAAGTAGCAGGAAGGGATTTGGGAATGGGTGTTACCTATTTAGATTCTGCAGGATCTCAAATGGGCAAAAAAGAAAGTATAGCTGATACAGCAAGAGTTCTTGGAAGAATGTATGATGGAATAGAGTACAGGGGGTTTAGCCAGGAAATAGTTGAAGAACTAGCTAAATATGCTGGAGTTCCAGTTTGGAACGGTCTAACTGATGAATTCCATCCAACCCAAATGATTGCTGATCTTTTAACTATTGAAGAAAAGCTTGGTAGATTAAAAGGTGTTAATTTTGTATACATGGGCGATGCACGAAATAACATGGGAAATTCTCTAATGGTAGCTTGTGCAAAGATGGGAATTAACTTCACAGCATGTGCACCTAAAGAATTATTCCCGGCCGAGGGGCTTGTTGAAACCTGCAAAAAGATAGCACAGGAAAGTGGAGCTATAATAACGCTCACAGAAGATGTTGAAGCAGGAACTAGAAATGCTGATGTAATTTATACAGATGTTTGGGTATCAATGGGGGAACCAGATGAAGTTTGGGAAAGCAGATTAAAATTATTGCTTCCATATCAGGTAAATAAAGAAGTTATGAATAATGCAAACAAAGAAGCAATATTTATGCATTGTCTACCAGCTTATCATGATTTGAAGACAAAAGTAGGAAAAGAAGTTGGAGAAAAATTTGGATTAACTGCATTAGAAGTTACCGACGAAGTGTTTGAAGGAAAACAATCAGTAGTATTTGATGAAGCAGAAAATCGTATGCATTCAATTAAAGCTATAATGCTTGCAACTATTGGCATATAA